In Proteus vulgaris, one DNA window encodes the following:
- the gpJ gene encoding TipJ family phage tail tip protein — MGKGGGGQRTPYEAPNDLTSRQKASLIDLISEGPIEGPIHIQGSMDDLGCIYLDDTPVIDGSGNSTINGMYAQWRAGTLEQPAMSGFTASANEVPVGIEVKYNSPVTRTITSPNIDRLRLTFGTQALVETKDNGDRVPTSVQLQIQIQRNGTWITEKNVTINGKRSNSPYLMAVVLDDLPPVPFSVRMIRITQDSTSDKIQNNTVWSSYSELVDISQTYPGSAVAGLMFDSEQFGNKFPRRNYLIKGRIIQVPSNYDPDERIYSGIWDGTFKPSFTNNPAWILWDLLTHPRYGMGKRLNISEVDKFALYAIGRYCDEQVDDGFGGKEPRMVCNAYITDMRKAYDVMGDMCAMMRIMPVWNGRTLTFIQDRPSDVVWPYTNANVIDGNFQYSFSALKSRHTAVEVRFIDPDNGWKTSVELVEDDASIARFGRNVMRVDAFGCTSRGQAHRHGLWLLTTEKLETQTVEFTVGSEGLRHMPGDIIEIADNYYADNQIGGRLTHIDYASQTLTLDRNIDTPQSGKSSVTLINAQGDPQSYEVLSYPASNQIKLDTLPLGLREGGIWTLTLPSLRRRLFRAISLADNGDGSFTVIAVQHTPEKEAIVDKGAKFEPKPDTPLGGFIPPVENLSVDIELDASAWQVEASWNTPYSSRGVDFLLKLTTGDRIVGTASTTDTMYRFGGLPQGNYVLSVVPQNDRKQKGEVATTSFAINPPLPPSYIEVESGYFSLGIIPRSGGQNSLRAQYEFWFSEKQITDIREVESRAEYLGVSSMWVIQGRNLKAGHTYYIYVRSINAVGKSAFVEAKGEPNSNTKEILDELDGQFMTADAGKQLSDKLDWNAETAIILSNADSQLSRSLLVKHGQSQAGIRELWQVRATDNEAWAQTVTQLYSSINDAENTFNSEIKEVKTSISKLDQAFGQTTTEIRTEITTTNSVTNQRIDSTNNNLAGTNKNLGITNQNLDKTNQNLDKTNRSLQMTDEEVVRIAADVVTNKEAISKTDKALAKSEEQIQVKFGEQEGLIKQKMQAEFSQTGDGVVTHSINITIVHDKVKYNAAGQVISAQVKNGKLESFIGYNANNFAWYNPANGKMELFMYAKNGQLFIRDLFIEDGSITNAKIGNVIQSNNYVMGKSGWIINKNGFAEFQNIKARGEIEATSGRLNNVVIEKSCEILGTLNVENLEGNIVTVTQDVYRSLSFPHSEIVELFKVKRRTQKCFIWVQGALNPYERIPNNGVRVENRAAFAYRAPGYGYNGGEADIYIDGIIQPKPNTYNMEGLASPDFYAVNEFVLELGPGEGVASIGIKIPRLDNQTTRFIMRARIIVFPDNQDVIF, encoded by the coding sequence ATGGGTAAAGGTGGTGGCGGTCAAAGAACACCGTATGAGGCACCGAACGATTTAACATCACGCCAAAAAGCCTCATTAATTGATTTAATCAGTGAGGGGCCAATTGAAGGCCCTATTCATATTCAAGGCTCTATGGACGATTTAGGGTGTATTTATTTGGATGATACGCCAGTGATAGATGGCTCTGGCAATAGCACCATTAATGGGATGTATGCACAATGGCGGGCAGGGACATTAGAGCAACCGGCAATGAGTGGCTTTACCGCGTCTGCGAATGAAGTGCCGGTGGGTATCGAAGTTAAATATAATTCCCCCGTCACTCGTACTATTACCTCACCCAATATTGACCGTTTACGTCTAACCTTTGGTACACAAGCTCTGGTTGAAACCAAAGATAATGGTGATCGCGTACCGACTTCTGTTCAATTACAAATCCAAATCCAGCGCAATGGGACATGGATAACAGAGAAAAACGTCACGATTAATGGCAAACGCTCTAATTCGCCTTATTTAATGGCTGTTGTGTTGGATGATTTACCGCCCGTTCCGTTTAGTGTGCGTATGATCCGCATCACTCAAGACAGCACCTCTGACAAAATCCAAAATAATACAGTCTGGTCGAGTTATTCTGAGTTAGTGGATATTTCACAAACCTATCCGGGTTCTGCAGTTGCGGGATTGATGTTTGATAGTGAGCAGTTTGGCAATAAGTTTCCACGCCGTAATTATCTTATCAAAGGTCGTATTATTCAGGTACCGAGTAATTATGATCCAGATGAACGGATTTACTCGGGAATTTGGGATGGCACCTTTAAACCGTCATTTACCAATAATCCTGCATGGATATTATGGGATTTATTAACCCATCCGCGTTATGGCATGGGGAAACGTCTTAATATCAGTGAGGTCGATAAATTCGCCCTATATGCCATTGGTCGTTATTGTGATGAGCAGGTTGATGATGGGTTCGGTGGAAAAGAGCCCCGCATGGTGTGCAATGCCTACATTACGGACATGCGCAAAGCCTATGATGTCATGGGGGATATGTGTGCCATGATGCGCATTATGCCCGTCTGGAATGGACGAACATTAACCTTTATCCAAGATAGACCGTCTGATGTGGTGTGGCCATATACCAATGCTAATGTGATTGATGGTAACTTTCAGTATAGTTTTAGTGCATTAAAATCGCGTCATACCGCTGTCGAGGTTCGTTTTATTGATCCCGATAATGGCTGGAAAACCAGTGTTGAGCTGGTTGAAGATGATGCCAGTATTGCACGTTTTGGACGTAATGTGATGCGCGTCGATGCCTTTGGTTGTACTAGCAGAGGACAGGCTCATCGTCATGGTCTTTGGTTATTAACGACGGAAAAATTAGAGACGCAGACGGTTGAGTTTACTGTTGGCAGTGAAGGCCTACGTCATATGCCGGGTGATATTATCGAAATTGCCGATAACTATTACGCGGACAATCAAATTGGTGGGCGTCTGACACACATTGATTATGCCTCTCAAACATTAACCTTAGATCGCAATATCGACACACCCCAAAGCGGCAAATCAAGCGTCACGCTCATCAATGCACAAGGTGATCCACAATCGTATGAAGTGTTGAGCTATCCCGCATCCAATCAAATAAAGCTGGATACCTTGCCGTTAGGGTTACGAGAGGGCGGAATTTGGACGTTGACGCTTCCGTCTTTACGTCGCCGATTATTTCGCGCTATCAGCTTGGCTGATAACGGAGATGGCAGTTTTACGGTTATTGCAGTGCAACACACGCCCGAAAAAGAGGCGATTGTTGATAAGGGTGCTAAATTTGAGCCAAAGCCCGATACGCCATTAGGGGGATTTATTCCACCGGTTGAAAATCTTTCTGTGGATATTGAATTGGATGCAAGCGCATGGCAAGTGGAAGCCAGTTGGAATACACCTTATTCCAGCCGAGGAGTCGACTTTTTATTAAAACTCACTACGGGTGATCGTATTGTTGGTACCGCTTCAACCACAGACACAATGTATCGTTTTGGTGGTTTACCTCAGGGGAATTACGTTTTATCCGTCGTTCCTCAAAATGATCGGAAACAAAAAGGCGAGGTGGCCACAACTTCATTCGCGATTAATCCACCATTACCACCGAGTTATATTGAAGTGGAATCCGGTTATTTTAGCTTGGGTATTATTCCGCGTTCTGGCGGTCAAAATAGCTTACGAGCACAGTATGAGTTTTGGTTTTCAGAAAAGCAGATCACGGATATTCGCGAAGTAGAAAGTCGCGCTGAATATTTAGGTGTTAGTTCTATGTGGGTTATTCAAGGACGCAACCTAAAAGCAGGGCATACTTATTATATTTATGTTCGCAGTATAAACGCTGTTGGAAAGTCAGCGTTTGTTGAAGCCAAAGGGGAGCCTAATAGTAATACCAAAGAAATACTCGATGAGCTAGACGGTCAGTTCATGACAGCAGATGCCGGCAAACAACTCAGTGATAAATTAGATTGGAATGCTGAGACAGCAATTATTCTTAGTAATGCTGACTCTCAACTATCACGCAGTTTGTTAGTGAAACACGGTCAGTCACAAGCGGGTATTCGCGAGTTATGGCAAGTCCGTGCTACTGATAATGAAGCATGGGCCCAAACAGTCACCCAGCTCTATTCTTCAATTAATGATGCAGAGAACACGTTTAACTCTGAAATCAAAGAAGTTAAAACATCTATTTCTAAACTCGATCAGGCGTTTGGGCAAACAACTACTGAAATTAGAACGGAGATAACAACAACTAACAGTGTAACTAATCAGCGCATTGATAGCACGAATAACAATTTAGCCGGTACCAACAAAAACCTCGGAATTACTAACCAGAATTTAGATAAAACCAATCAAAACCTCGATAAAACTAACCGCTCATTGCAAATGACTGATGAGGAGGTTGTACGCATTGCTGCAGACGTAGTGACAAACAAAGAGGCGATATCTAAAACAGATAAGGCACTAGCGAAATCTGAAGAACAAATTCAGGTTAAATTTGGTGAGCAAGAGGGATTGATTAAGCAGAAAATGCAGGCTGAATTTAGTCAGACAGGCGACGGTGTTGTCACTCACTCAATTAATATCACGATTGTTCATGACAAGGTTAAATATAACGCAGCAGGGCAAGTGATTAGCGCCCAGGTTAAGAATGGAAAGCTCGAAAGTTTCATAGGCTATAATGCTAATAATTTTGCGTGGTATAACCCTGCAAATGGCAAGATGGAATTATTCATGTATGCCAAAAATGGGCAATTGTTTATTCGAGATTTATTTATTGAAGATGGTTCTATTACAAACGCAAAAATAGGGAATGTTATTCAATCAAATAATTATGTGATGGGAAAATCAGGTTGGATAATTAATAAAAATGGGTTTGCTGAGTTTCAGAATATAAAAGCAAGAGGAGAAATAGAGGCAACTTCTGGACGTTTAAACAATGTTGTTATTGAGAAGAGTTGTGAAATACTCGGAACGTTAAATGTTGAAAACTTAGAAGGGAATATAGTTACAGTTACTCAAGATGTTTATCGTAGTCTCTCTTTCCCTCATAGTGAAATTGTTGAATTATTTAAAGTTAAACGAAGAACTCAAAAGTGTTTTATATGGGTGCAAGGCGCATTAAATCCATACGAAAGAATACCAAATAACGGTGTCAGGGTAGAGAACAGAGCGGCATTTGCATACCGCGCACCCGGCTACGGTTATAATGGAGGAGAAGCCGATATCTATATTGATGGGATCATTCAGCCCAAACCTAACACCTACAACATGGAGGGGCTAGCATCGCCTGATTTTTATGCTGTAAATGAGTTTGTGCTGGAATTAGGTCCGGGTGAAGGTGTTGCCAGTATAGGCATAAAAATCCCTCGACTCGACAATCAAACGACACGTTTTATTATGCGAGCCAGAATAATCGTATTTCCAGATAATCAAGATGTTATTTTTTAA
- a CDS encoding tail assembly protein, with protein MATNDALNLALPRLATFRLYGNLQRFGRRFDLNVNTASEGLHALFIQIPALRLAIRDGWYQVRIAGTDISPQEVHQKFNEALPDNAVVHIVPKLSGAKNVGVFQFVAGAALFSLGWWGPAWISATVATSLMAGGAAMMIGGVAQMLIPAPKPPNLSRGDEEKGNTYFSNLDNAVAQGMPVPIAYGEIMCGSRVISQSVEIMDDSDGEDIDAGKHGG; from the coding sequence ATGGCAACGAATGACGCACTCAATCTGGCGTTACCGAGATTGGCAACCTTCCGACTTTACGGGAATTTGCAACGATTTGGACGTCGCTTTGATTTAAATGTGAATACCGCCTCTGAAGGGCTTCATGCGCTTTTTATTCAAATTCCAGCATTACGTCTCGCCATTCGTGATGGTTGGTATCAAGTCCGCATTGCCGGTACCGATATTTCCCCGCAAGAAGTTCACCAAAAATTCAATGAAGCCTTGCCTGATAATGCGGTCGTCCATATTGTGCCGAAATTATCAGGGGCTAAAAACGTCGGTGTTTTTCAGTTTGTTGCAGGTGCTGCCTTATTTTCATTGGGATGGTGGGGGCCTGCGTGGATCTCTGCAACGGTAGCCACATCTTTGATGGCGGGTGGTGCAGCTATGATGATTGGTGGGGTCGCACAAATGCTGATCCCCGCGCCTAAACCCCCTAATTTATCTCGTGGTGATGAAGAAAAAGGCAATACCTATTTTAGTAATCTTGATAACGCGGTTGCACAAGGGATGCCGGTGCCCATTGCGTATGGCGAAATTATGTGTGGTTCACGTGTCATTTCACAATCCGTTGAAATTATGGATGACAGTGACGGCGAAGATATCGATGCCGGTAAACACGGTGGATAA
- a CDS encoding C40 family peptidase, whose translation MIEQAILAQAKEQAPLEACGLLISTAQGEQYLPCVNQHADPKNHFTISFDDFIRAEQQGEVIAVVHSHPDGQPYLSSLDRQLQVNSALPWWVVCDEKIHRYQPVPHLLGRQFIHGSTDCYGLFRDAYHLAGHELPDFERHDNWWRQGKELYLDNMVSSGFRQVKKEAQPGDIILCCYASSRANHAGIYLGNQTILHHIPNQLSKREEYNERWQRMTHSIWRYRDWQPSDFTGICNDLDVALI comes from the coding sequence ATGATTGAACAAGCAATTTTAGCGCAGGCAAAAGAGCAAGCGCCCTTAGAGGCGTGTGGCTTATTGATAAGTACCGCGCAGGGTGAACAGTATTTACCTTGCGTTAATCAGCATGCCGATCCGAAAAACCACTTCACGATTTCTTTTGATGATTTTATTCGCGCCGAACAGCAGGGCGAGGTGATCGCGGTTGTACATAGTCACCCTGATGGTCAGCCTTATCTCAGCTCCTTAGATCGACAACTGCAGGTGAACAGTGCGTTGCCGTGGTGGGTGGTCTGTGATGAAAAAATTCACCGCTATCAGCCAGTGCCTCATCTCTTAGGTCGCCAATTTATTCATGGCTCAACAGATTGTTATGGGTTGTTTCGTGATGCTTACCATTTGGCAGGACATGAATTGCCTGACTTTGAGCGACATGATAATTGGTGGCGCCAAGGCAAAGAACTGTACCTCGATAATATGGTGAGCAGTGGCTTTCGGCAGGTCAAAAAAGAAGCCCAGCCGGGCGATATTATTTTGTGTTGCTATGCCAGCTCTCGCGCTAATCACGCGGGGATCTATTTAGGCAATCAAACGATTTTGCATCACATTCCAAACCAACTTAGCAAACGCGAGGAGTATAACGAACGATGGCAACGAATGACGCACTCAATCTGGCGTTACCGAGATTGGCAACCTTCCGACTTTACGGGAATTTGCAACGATTTGGACGTCGCTTTGATTTAA
- a CDS encoding phage minor tail protein L, with protein sequence MQHIPPEMRISVTELSSTDALLELYEFDLTKIGGIRYRFFDGLNQRKEPLIWQGNAYEPYPVKGEGFTFNGKGPSGRPTITLSNLFGLITGIASQLDSAIGGLVVRRIVSAQFLDAVNFPHGNPNADPSQEIVTRWIIEQITSLNSVTATFMLATPSETDGLMLPGRVILSDICPWGYRSEECGYKGPPVADEWGKPTTDPLKDKCGKRLSDCKLRKNESRIGAFVSTSRIGNN encoded by the coding sequence ATGCAACATATTCCTCCTGAAATGCGAATTAGTGTTACCGAACTCTCCTCTACTGATGCCTTGCTTGAACTTTACGAATTTGATTTAACTAAAATAGGCGGTATTCGGTACCGCTTTTTTGATGGACTCAATCAGCGTAAAGAGCCGTTAATCTGGCAAGGAAACGCCTATGAGCCTTACCCCGTGAAAGGCGAAGGATTTACCTTTAATGGCAAAGGCCCCTCAGGGCGACCCACTATTACATTGTCGAATTTATTCGGGCTGATTACAGGGATTGCCAGTCAGTTAGATAGTGCAATTGGTGGGCTGGTGGTACGCCGCATTGTCAGTGCTCAATTTTTAGATGCTGTCAATTTTCCTCATGGCAATCCTAATGCCGATCCGTCACAAGAGATTGTGACACGTTGGATCATCGAACAGATAACCAGTTTAAACTCAGTGACTGCTACCTTTATGTTGGCGACACCCAGTGAAACCGACGGATTGATGCTTCCTGGTCGCGTGATTTTGTCAGATATCTGCCCTTGGGGATATCGTTCAGAAGAATGCGGATACAAAGGGCCTCCTGTTGCTGATGAATGGGGAAAACCAACCACCGATCCGTTAAAAGATAAATGCGGTAAGCGTTTGAGTGACTGTAAGTTACGAAAAAACGAATCCCGTATAGGGGCATTTGTTTCTACTTCCCGCATTGGTAATAATTAA
- a CDS encoding phage tail protein yields the protein MEIFKWKVKPDMKKEFEPRVKSVKFGDGYEQRRTDGINNNLKKYNVTLIYINNESLQIESFLEKHAGVTAFLWKPPHQSELIKVLCRKWSSSAGMIRTEITAEFEQVAS from the coding sequence ATGGAAATATTTAAGTGGAAAGTTAAACCTGATATGAAAAAGGAGTTTGAGCCTCGAGTAAAATCAGTGAAGTTTGGCGACGGCTATGAACAGCGTCGCACTGATGGTATTAATAATAATCTAAAAAAATACAATGTAACGCTGATCTATATAAATAATGAAAGCTTGCAGATTGAATCATTTTTAGAAAAACATGCTGGTGTTACTGCATTTTTATGGAAGCCACCTCATCAATCAGAATTAATTAAGGTACTATGTCGAAAATGGTCGTCTTCAGCAGGGATGATTAGAACTGAAATAACGGCTGAATTCGAACAAGTTGCATCTTAA
- a CDS encoding phage tail tape measure protein, producing the protein MSQQIADLTINLCAETADFKEQMGRVERQLQETAEKAETSQRRMAQLVEQQAQSARSSAESTAQSLQELNNQQEISQEKRAEYAQRIARDEAVAKKLSAELANNFLIQAENALKASNPLEGLIEVTKDLSKSFNKGKMSMEHFSNAEEQLKAKVRSMRNEYSAVAESYYQQLDGISKLSNQTAEFTKIKARLAEEFKKGKLHQQDYNNLLIEIAEKTQRVSREEKSQTQQKTRFIQRLKEQVATQNLSREQMLRYQASQLGVSSSAEIYIRRLAESNKETKEFDKNSKSLSGRLQGIANSFNMGSLVRGGIWGGITAGLTGVAKLAYDAEREFFQFNKQLILTGNYANKSASQLNEMARTLAGGGITRGEMASSISSVVGTGVFSNNEISRVSKAAAQMNYITGQAIDTTIDQFKRLQDEPLQISLELEKANHHLTASQLEQIRTLELQGNKTEAAKLAIDAYAQSINDGANDIVENLGFLESAWKGVQDAAKKSWDAMLNIGRTKDLKQQINEYEQMLVEFQINPASKGIFFAETNMTPDELKTKVAELKEKLADIDLKKAQDQAEKVASQSEVNKFRIKQEFYNKYASWETKRNAELTKLNANKHALSEEEYKEYEKMINYRLRDRQMPGSGRSKPYKVSAGDREEEKASRDLLALKAQLKILEDHKGANDVISQQRKDFQKEQAQFAILEQAQLTRRLDNAEKSLLANKESILIQKEALAIEGDKVALQERLNKMQDQADKYIAQQSEKRKAIEESMGKSAREQQRYLERAQLLAGQKENPQLNNMLAEQQKTYEVEDQKRADWLAGAQTAWGNYKDTALDVNSQVQNATSMALNGFSSQLTNVLVDGEANFKDFTKSILKMLTDIFIKMSLVKGIEAMGFGFGAPVANANGGVYNSASLSAYSGQIVHKPTMFAFAKGAGLMGEAGPEGIFPLRRGADGKLGVIAKMPNQGGGVTQHYHITIQNDGSNGQIGPEALKKVYEISKRGAQDYIMSQRRDGGAM; encoded by the coding sequence ATGAGCCAACAAATAGCGGATCTCACGATTAATTTATGTGCTGAAACAGCAGATTTTAAAGAACAAATGGGGCGTGTTGAACGTCAACTGCAAGAAACCGCAGAAAAAGCCGAAACCAGCCAACGACGCATGGCTCAACTGGTTGAACAGCAAGCGCAATCTGCTCGCAGTTCTGCAGAGAGTACTGCGCAATCTCTTCAAGAGCTCAATAATCAGCAAGAAATATCTCAAGAAAAGAGAGCAGAATACGCTCAACGTATTGCTCGTGATGAAGCTGTCGCTAAAAAATTATCAGCGGAACTCGCTAATAATTTTCTAATTCAAGCTGAAAATGCATTAAAAGCCAGTAATCCTTTAGAAGGCTTAATAGAGGTGACTAAAGATCTCTCCAAAAGCTTTAATAAAGGAAAAATGTCGATGGAGCATTTTTCTAACGCAGAAGAGCAGTTAAAAGCAAAAGTAAGGTCGATGCGTAATGAATACAGCGCAGTTGCAGAAAGCTATTATCAGCAATTAGATGGTATATCCAAATTAAGCAATCAAACTGCTGAATTCACGAAAATCAAAGCACGCTTAGCTGAAGAGTTTAAAAAGGGAAAGCTTCATCAACAGGATTATAATAACCTTCTTATTGAAATAGCAGAAAAAACACAAAGAGTAAGTCGTGAAGAAAAATCACAAACACAGCAAAAAACACGGTTTATTCAGCGACTAAAAGAACAGGTTGCCACTCAAAATTTAAGTCGTGAACAGATGTTACGTTATCAAGCCTCTCAACTTGGTGTCAGTTCTTCAGCCGAGATCTATATTCGTCGATTAGCTGAATCTAACAAAGAAACTAAAGAGTTTGATAAAAACAGTAAGTCATTATCTGGTCGTCTTCAAGGTATTGCCAACTCCTTTAATATGGGCTCGCTGGTTCGTGGTGGTATCTGGGGAGGGATCACTGCAGGTTTAACTGGCGTTGCAAAGCTAGCCTATGATGCGGAAAGAGAGTTTTTTCAATTTAATAAACAACTGATATTAACCGGTAACTACGCCAATAAATCTGCCAGCCAATTAAATGAAATGGCACGGACACTGGCTGGTGGCGGTATTACACGTGGTGAAATGGCATCATCTATTTCGAGTGTTGTCGGTACAGGTGTGTTTTCCAATAATGAGATTTCCCGTGTTTCAAAAGCGGCCGCACAGATGAATTACATCACAGGGCAGGCGATTGATACCACGATTGATCAGTTTAAACGCTTACAAGATGAACCGCTTCAAATATCGCTTGAATTAGAAAAAGCGAACCACCACCTCACGGCATCCCAATTAGAGCAAATAAGAACGCTCGAATTGCAAGGTAATAAAACAGAAGCAGCTAAATTGGCAATCGATGCTTATGCGCAATCTATCAATGATGGTGCTAATGATATTGTTGAAAATCTTGGTTTTTTAGAGTCTGCATGGAAGGGGGTTCAGGACGCAGCCAAAAAAAGCTGGGATGCGATGCTTAATATTGGGCGAACAAAAGACCTAAAGCAACAGATTAACGAATATGAGCAAATGTTAGTTGAGTTCCAAATAAACCCCGCATCGAAAGGTATTTTCTTTGCTGAAACAAATATGACACCGGATGAGTTAAAAACCAAGGTGGCTGAACTCAAAGAGAAGTTGGCTGATATTGATCTTAAAAAGGCTCAGGATCAAGCTGAAAAAGTAGCTAGCCAATCAGAGGTAAATAAATTCCGAATTAAACAAGAATTCTATAATAAGTATGCAAGCTGGGAAACAAAGAGGAATGCAGAACTTACAAAGTTAAACGCTAATAAACATGCATTATCTGAAGAAGAGTATAAAGAATATGAAAAAATGATTAATTATCGACTAAGAGACCGTCAAATGCCGGGCTCTGGTCGAAGTAAACCTTATAAAGTTTCTGCAGGCGATCGTGAAGAAGAAAAAGCGTCTCGTGATTTATTAGCATTGAAAGCTCAATTGAAAATCCTTGAAGATCACAAAGGTGCTAATGATGTTATTAGTCAGCAACGTAAAGACTTTCAAAAAGAGCAGGCGCAATTTGCAATCTTAGAACAAGCACAGTTGACTCGTCGATTAGATAATGCTGAAAAATCGCTATTAGCCAATAAGGAAAGTATCCTAATTCAAAAGGAAGCATTAGCGATAGAAGGCGATAAAGTTGCTTTGCAAGAGCGTTTAAATAAGATGCAAGATCAGGCTGATAAATATATTGCTCAACAATCGGAAAAACGTAAAGCGATTGAAGAAAGCATGGGTAAATCAGCAAGAGAGCAACAACGTTACTTAGAACGAGCTCAACTTCTTGCGGGACAAAAAGAGAACCCACAGCTAAATAATATGTTAGCCGAGCAACAAAAAACCTATGAGGTTGAAGATCAGAAACGGGCTGATTGGTTAGCGGGCGCCCAAACGGCATGGGGTAACTATAAAGACACCGCGCTTGATGTTAACTCTCAAGTGCAAAATGCCACATCTATGGCCCTTAATGGGTTTAGTAGCCAATTAACTAATGTACTGGTTGATGGTGAAGCAAACTTCAAAGACTTTACAAAATCGATCCTCAAAATGCTGACGGATATCTTTATTAAAATGTCTTTGGTTAAAGGAATAGAGGCGATGGGATTTGGTTTTGGTGCCCCCGTTGCGAATGCGAACGGCGGGGTTTACAACTCAGCCAGCTTAAGTGCTTACAGTGGACAGATCGTGCATAAGCCCACCATGTTTGCTTTTGCAAAAGGTGCGGGCTTGATGGGAGAAGCTGGGCCAGAAGGTATTTTCCCTTTGCGCCGTGGTGCTGATGGGAAGCTGGGTGTTATTGCGAAAATGCCCAATCAGGGAGGAGGCGTTACCCAGCATTATCACATTACCATACAAAATGATGGTAGCAATGGTCAGATAGGGCCTGAAGCATTGAAAAAGGTTTATGAAATCAGTAAGCGAGGTGCTCAGGACTATATAATGAGCCAGCGTCGTGATGGTGGGGCTATGTAG
- a CDS encoding phage tail assembly protein T: protein MLSEMTATELADWLHFFNETPFTLQLIDHAFSGLNFTVASVFGGSDNLSPEDFSVLLRKPAVDMDDETMMAVSEGIAGGVRYEPTNSGSHD from the coding sequence ATGCTCAGCGAAATGACAGCGACCGAGCTCGCTGATTGGTTACACTTCTTTAATGAAACTCCCTTCACCCTCCAACTCATTGATCATGCTTTTTCTGGACTTAACTTCACTGTCGCCAGTGTTTTTGGTGGCAGTGATAATTTATCGCCAGAGGATTTTAGCGTGTTGTTACGAAAACCCGCTGTTGATATGGACGATGAAACCATGATGGCGGTAAGTGAAGGGATAGCGGGCGGAGTACGATATGAGCCAACAAATAGCGGATCTCACGATTAA
- the gpG gene encoding phage tail assembly chaperone G translates to MFLKKKEFTYGGESIALYELSALQRIEYFDFLVEQSEKNDDIEKVEGVKKTALIIRANTESNTWLVSRSLAHGCSDDVEQIYNDVLSTWNPEALGLAAKEVLVISGMAQVEGAENENIQSDAQEESLEK, encoded by the coding sequence ATGTTTTTAAAGAAAAAAGAGTTTACTTACGGTGGTGAGTCTATTGCGTTATATGAATTATCAGCACTTCAACGCATTGAATACTTTGATTTTTTAGTCGAGCAATCAGAAAAAAACGACGATATTGAAAAAGTGGAAGGTGTTAAAAAAACAGCCCTGATTATTCGTGCAAACACAGAATCGAACACCTGGTTAGTGTCTCGTTCATTAGCGCACGGTTGTTCAGATGATGTTGAGCAAATTTACAATGATGTTCTTTCAACGTGGAATCCTGAAGCACTCGGTCTTGCAGCTAAAGAAGTGCTGGTGATTAGCGGGATGGCACAAGTTGAAGGCGCGGAAAATGAAAATATTCAAAGTGATGCACAGGAAGAGTCACTGGAAAAGTAG
- the gpU gene encoding phage tail terminator protein has translation MKHTQIRHAIKEAIEPHANGATVFDGRPFFVDENDFPAVAVYITDAVSTGENLDEDSWQAIVHIEVFLSANNPDAELDKWVEAVIYPALTAIPALSDLIENMTPNGYDYHRDEEMGLWGSVDLNYQINYSM, from the coding sequence ATCAAACACACGCAGATCCGACACGCAATTAAAGAGGCGATTGAGCCTCATGCCAATGGGGCGACAGTATTTGATGGTCGCCCTTTTTTTGTGGATGAAAACGACTTCCCAGCGGTTGCCGTGTATATCACGGATGCTGTCTCAACGGGTGAAAACCTTGATGAAGACAGCTGGCAAGCGATCGTTCACATAGAAGTTTTTCTCAGTGCAAATAACCCAGATGCTGAGTTAGATAAATGGGTTGAAGCCGTGATTTATCCCGCACTGACGGCTATTCCCGCACTGTCCGATCTTATCGAAAACATGACTCCCAATGGCTACGACTACCATCGTGATGAAGAAATGGGGTTGTGGGGTTCTGTCGATCTCAATTATCAAATTAATTATTCAATGTAA